Proteins from a single region of Flaviflexus salsibiostraticola:
- a CDS encoding Maf family protein, with translation MKLCLASASPGRFTVLTGAGITPEVIVSDVDEDAILDRMPEAPAPDIVLALARAKAEAVAASHGRSLVIGCDSMFVMDGQILGKPYTPDVARTRLRAMAGRAGVLFTGHWLIAPSGAFGGVSDATVHVAPMTDAEIEAYIATGEPLHVAGSFTIDGYGGPFIERLEGDPHGVTGLSLPLLRRLLTQAGLSVTELWDGI, from the coding sequence ATGAAGCTCTGTCTCGCTAGCGCCTCGCCCGGCCGGTTCACGGTCCTCACCGGGGCGGGGATCACTCCCGAGGTGATCGTCTCCGATGTGGACGAGGACGCGATCCTCGACCGCATGCCCGAGGCGCCTGCCCCCGATATCGTCCTCGCTCTCGCACGGGCGAAGGCCGAGGCGGTTGCCGCCTCCCACGGCAGGAGCCTCGTCATCGGATGTGATTCGATGTTCGTCATGGACGGCCAGATCCTCGGCAAGCCGTACACGCCTGACGTGGCACGGACGCGCCTGAGGGCGATGGCGGGCCGCGCCGGAGTACTCTTCACTGGGCACTGGCTCATCGCCCCTTCGGGAGCATTCGGCGGGGTCTCGGACGCGACCGTTCACGTCGCCCCGATGACGGACGCGGAGATCGAGGCCTACATCGCGACGGGCGAACCCCTCCACGTCGCGGGCTCCTTCACGATCGACGGCTACGGCGGTCCCTTCATCGAGCGCCTCGAGGGCGATCCTCACGGCGTCACGGGGCTCTCCCTGCCCCTCCTGCGCCGACTGCTCACACAGGCCGGCCTCTCCGTGACGGAGCTGTGGGATGGGATCTAG
- a CDS encoding response regulator transcription factor, translating to MTTVLLVEDDLAISDPLVRALGREGYEVRPHTTGRSALDELQNGADLIILDLGLPDMDGLDVARTIRSHGSTVPILILTARADEVDMVVGLDAGADDYVTKPFRLAELMARVRALLRRGSGEEGELDILSAQDVKVDVAAHRAWVSGKELHLTGKEFDLLTVLMRDAGSVVSREELMEQVWGSETASSTKKLDMHVSWLRRKLGDDAAEPTYISTVRGMGFRFEN from the coding sequence GTGACTACCGTATTACTTGTTGAAGATGATCTCGCAATCTCAGATCCTCTGGTCCGCGCGCTGGGGCGCGAGGGGTATGAGGTGCGCCCGCACACCACGGGGCGCAGCGCACTCGATGAGCTTCAGAACGGAGCCGACCTCATCATCCTCGACCTCGGCCTGCCGGACATGGACGGACTCGATGTCGCCCGCACCATCAGAAGCCACGGGTCCACGGTCCCGATCCTCATCCTCACCGCGCGTGCGGATGAGGTCGACATGGTGGTCGGGCTCGATGCGGGTGCCGACGATTATGTGACCAAGCCGTTCCGCCTTGCTGAGCTCATGGCGCGAGTCCGCGCCCTGCTTCGCCGGGGTTCAGGCGAAGAGGGGGAGCTCGACATCCTCTCGGCCCAGGACGTCAAGGTCGATGTTGCCGCCCACCGGGCCTGGGTGAGCGGCAAGGAGCTTCACCTGACAGGCAAGGAGTTCGATCTCCTCACCGTCCTCATGCGTGACGCGGGCTCTGTTGTGTCCCGCGAGGAGCTCATGGAGCAGGTGTGGGGCTCGGAGACCGCGTCGTCCACGAAGAAGCTGGACATGCACGTCTCGTGGCTGCGCCGCAAGCTCGGCGACGACGCCGCCGAGCCGACGTACATCTCCACTGTTCGCGGCATGGGTTTCCGGTTCGAGAACTAG
- a CDS encoding adenylate/guanylate cyclase domain-containing protein, which translates to MTRDTDLERTRLTVEARANSLLNGQPQFTLVEAAERLAVEPRIVRRFWTAMGFPAIEDEENDRIFTGFDIEMMRRHFDKLSAGQLDATTLNSLVLAQGHMADRLALWQHEALVEFAQTTFEIDDIAARYWVIDHIDDYLQLLEDQMRYVWRRHMAAFLRRSDLELRRRGPEKDTPDLMPLQRAVGFIDLVAFTSKSRELGSDQLVTFIRDFEFTCREIITENGARLVKTLGDAVIFIADDVKIGAKVVTELVHQLGRIEGMLPVRASLLWGRVVSSFGDIFGPTVNLASRLVDIADEGTILIDRATYTALGDAGRSTYMVLPYGQQELGGTGKVEIFELKRFR; encoded by the coding sequence GTGACCCGCGACACAGATCTTGAGAGAACTCGCCTGACCGTTGAGGCGCGAGCGAACTCTCTCCTCAACGGACAGCCGCAGTTCACTCTCGTCGAGGCAGCCGAACGGCTTGCCGTCGAGCCCCGCATCGTTCGCCGCTTCTGGACGGCCATGGGCTTCCCCGCCATTGAGGACGAGGAGAACGACCGGATCTTCACCGGATTCGACATCGAGATGATGAGGCGACATTTCGACAAGCTGTCCGCCGGCCAGCTCGACGCGACGACCCTCAATTCGCTCGTCCTCGCCCAGGGACACATGGCCGACAGGCTCGCGCTGTGGCAGCACGAGGCCCTTGTTGAGTTTGCGCAGACGACTTTCGAGATCGATGACATCGCGGCCCGCTACTGGGTCATCGACCATATCGATGACTACCTCCAACTCCTCGAGGATCAGATGCGATACGTCTGGCGGCGTCACATGGCCGCCTTCCTGCGCCGCTCCGACCTGGAGCTGCGTCGGCGAGGCCCCGAGAAGGACACCCCGGATCTCATGCCGCTCCAGCGGGCGGTCGGCTTCATCGACCTCGTTGCCTTCACGAGCAAGTCCCGCGAGCTCGGCAGCGACCAGCTCGTCACCTTCATCCGCGACTTCGAGTTCACGTGCCGAGAGATCATCACCGAGAACGGCGCCCGCCTCGTCAAGACTCTGGGCGACGCCGTCATCTTCATCGCCGATGATGTTAAAATCGGCGCCAAGGTCGTCACGGAGTTGGTCCACCAGCTCGGCAGGATTGAGGGGATGCTGCCGGTGCGGGCCTCCCTCCTGTGGGGCAGGGTCGTCTCCTCCTTCGGGGATATCTTCGGGCCCACGGTCAATCTCGCGAGCCGGCTCGTCGACATCGCCGATGAGGGCACCATTCTCATCGATCGGGCGACGTACACGGCGCTTGGCGATGCGGGCCGGAGCACGTACATGGTCCTGCCGTACGGCCAGCAGGAGCTCGGCGGCACCGGCAAGGTCGAGATCTTCGAACTCAAGAGGTTCCGCTAG
- a CDS encoding GtrA family protein, whose amino-acid sequence MFSRFVRRLLRGQTLKEWLIEFLRFCTVGLGAYIVDVGLFNLLAYHWSIDLPFDQSMTAKTISVSISIVVAWVGNRLWTFRTQEQSSRGREFAMFVLVNIGGMAVALACLAVSRFVLGFDSQFADNIAANVVGLVLGTAFRYVLYRYVVFAPIPLSASSSRPH is encoded by the coding sequence TCGCGTTTCGTTAGGCGGCTGCTCCGCGGCCAGACCCTAAAGGAATGGCTGATCGAATTTCTCCGATTCTGCACCGTCGGTCTCGGCGCATATATCGTCGACGTCGGCCTTTTCAATCTGCTCGCCTACCACTGGTCAATCGACCTGCCCTTCGACCAGTCGATGACGGCGAAGACGATCTCCGTCTCGATCTCGATCGTGGTCGCGTGGGTCGGCAACAGACTGTGGACCTTCCGCACCCAGGAGCAGAGCTCGCGCGGACGCGAGTTCGCCATGTTCGTTCTTGTCAACATCGGTGGCATGGCTGTCGCGCTCGCGTGCCTCGCCGTCTCGCGCTTCGTCCTCGGCTTCGACTCCCAGTTCGCGGATAACATCGCGGCCAACGTCGTCGGCCTCGTCCTCGGCACGGCCTTCAGGTACGTGCTCTACCGATACGTCGTCTTCGCGCCGATCCCGCTATCGGCGTCGTCGTCTCGACCCCATTGA
- the dapC gene encoding succinyldiaminopimelate transaminase, producing MPLLGEGLPDFPWDTLTPFKKAAYDYPGITADLSIGTPVDPTPQIAIDALRASEQSPGYPPALGTPELRAAMVNWWSRTRGASVPLEGVLPTIGSKEMVALLPSLLGIIGHVLIPEIAYPTYDVGTRLSGATPIPIDTASDPATWPDAELVWLNSPSNPHGHVLDREQLRRIVDWGRATETIIASDECYAALPWAEPYVTDGVPSILADDIAGEDKTGLLALYSSSKQSNLAGYRAAMIAGDPRILAPIIEVRKHMGFLMPGPVQAAMTAILSDDTHVAEQREIYRRRRDVLLRATAAAGLTADPETKAGLYLWLEDESGTLDAWGIVKALSERGILVAPGTFYGQMSRMKVRMSLTATDEAVDAAAERLASQPLV from the coding sequence ATGCCGCTCCTGGGGGAGGGCCTGCCCGACTTCCCGTGGGATACCCTTACACCCTTCAAGAAGGCCGCCTACGACTACCCGGGGATCACCGCTGACCTGTCGATCGGCACCCCGGTTGACCCCACCCCGCAGATCGCCATCGATGCCCTGCGGGCCTCCGAGCAGTCGCCGGGATATCCGCCGGCTCTCGGCACGCCCGAGCTTCGGGCTGCCATGGTCAACTGGTGGTCGCGCACCCGCGGTGCGAGTGTCCCCCTCGAGGGGGTCCTGCCGACGATCGGCAGCAAGGAGATGGTCGCGCTCCTGCCGTCGCTCCTCGGCATCATCGGGCACGTCCTCATCCCCGAGATCGCCTACCCGACCTACGACGTCGGGACGCGGCTGAGCGGGGCGACGCCCATCCCGATCGACACGGCGTCCGATCCGGCCACGTGGCCCGACGCCGAGCTCGTCTGGCTCAACTCCCCGAGCAACCCCCACGGGCACGTGCTCGACCGCGAGCAGCTGCGGAGGATCGTCGACTGGGGCCGGGCGACCGAGACGATCATCGCCTCCGACGAGTGCTACGCGGCGCTGCCGTGGGCGGAGCCGTATGTGACCGATGGCGTCCCCTCAATCCTCGCCGACGACATCGCGGGAGAGGATAAGACCGGCCTGCTCGCGCTCTACTCCTCCTCGAAGCAGTCGAACCTCGCCGGATACCGGGCCGCCATGATCGCCGGTGATCCGCGCATCCTCGCTCCCATCATCGAGGTCCGCAAGCACATGGGCTTCCTTATGCCCGGCCCCGTCCAGGCGGCCATGACGGCGATCCTCAGCGACGACACACACGTGGCGGAACAGCGTGAGATCTACCGCAGGCGGCGGGATGTGCTCCTTCGGGCCACCGCGGCAGCCGGTCTCACGGCGGATCCTGAGACGAAGGCCGGCCTCTACCTGTGGCTCGAGGACGAGAGCGGAACGCTCGACGCCTGGGGGATCGTCAAGGCCCTCTCCGAGCGCGGCATCCTCGTCGCGCCGGGAACGTTCTACGGCCAGATGAGCCGCATGAAGGTGCGAATGTCTCTCACGGCCACCGACGAGGCAGTCGATGCTGCCGCGGAGCGGCTCGCGTCCCAACCGCTCGTCTGA
- a CDS encoding NUDIX domain-containing protein, which yields MGSSADGIVYCACGHRHWGHAGAAGILAWRDAHDPEVIMQLRAGWSMSGGTWGIPGGAIGYGESPIEGGLREAHEEAGLGPARVWAATTLHHPDWSYTSGIAEASAGQRAIATDHESDAMEWVPWKNLEERLLMPAFKESMPLLEALLGRTLLVVDSDRLPADWERPVADLAASGIPSTILPTEVQDPILAGMAAARDENFERTVALFPDILIEGAEPTIQPTSPTGAIPPSLLGSGTDAVDVTEYRAVFTLGLDITGGHPLDPLAFEALLEEMRRTLR from the coding sequence ATGGGATCTAGCGCCGACGGCATCGTCTACTGCGCCTGCGGGCACCGCCATTGGGGCCACGCGGGCGCCGCGGGGATCCTCGCGTGGCGCGACGCCCACGACCCCGAGGTCATCATGCAGCTGCGCGCCGGGTGGTCGATGTCAGGCGGCACGTGGGGAATCCCCGGAGGCGCGATCGGCTACGGCGAGAGCCCGATCGAGGGCGGCCTCCGCGAGGCACACGAGGAGGCCGGCCTGGGTCCAGCCCGCGTGTGGGCGGCGACCACCCTCCATCACCCCGACTGGTCGTACACCAGCGGCATCGCCGAAGCATCCGCCGGCCAGCGCGCCATCGCCACCGACCACGAATCGGATGCGATGGAGTGGGTGCCCTGGAAGAACCTCGAGGAGCGGCTCCTCATGCCGGCCTTCAAGGAGAGCATGCCCCTGCTTGAGGCCCTGCTGGGCCGCACACTGCTCGTCGTCGACTCCGACCGCCTACCGGCGGACTGGGAGCGACCGGTGGCCGATCTCGCCGCCTCGGGGATCCCCTCGACGATCCTGCCGACCGAGGTCCAGGACCCCATCCTCGCGGGCATGGCCGCCGCGAGGGATGAGAACTTCGAACGGACGGTCGCCCTCTTTCCCGACATCCTCATCGAGGGTGCAGAGCCGACCATCCAACCCACATCCCCGACCGGGGCCATCCCGCCGTCACTTCTCGGGAGCGGCACGGACGCCGTCGACGTCACTGAGTACAGAGCGGTGTTCACACTCGGGCTCGACATCACAGGCGGCCACCCGCTCGACCCGCTCGCCTTCGAGGCGCTGCTGGAGGAGATGCGGCGCACGCTGCGCTGA
- a CDS encoding DUF885 domain-containing protein: MSEQSIDSFADSYVDSFCAISPLFASSAGLAKTGALDDFSPDGIQEAIDLDTSTLAELASMEPQTDDEWVTKAAMTERLESWLAISKDDIGSLNVIASPIQDIRDSFDLMERETEEDWELIRERAAAIPTALRQYREGLSWRHDKGAPFPARQVRACIAQAQQIATGGVLAELEDHDIDTHPARAAFASLAEFLGTLPTTDVDAVGRERYEGHLAYFLGSKVDIDETFDWAEEELASIISEQEETAATLFGPGTTITEAIDRLNSDPERQIHGRENLRAWMQKTADEAVEGVLSEFDIPQPLRRIDARVLHPGTGGIYYTQPSDDLTRPGQMWWSVPEGVDTFNTWLEKTTVYHEGVPGHHLQIGTAVASEHLNMWRRAAAWVSGHGEGWALYAERLMADLGFLDDPADYFGMLDSQRLRAARVRVDIGVHVKGWTAEQAWDFLTENVAMDRSFLAFELDRYLGWPGQAPSYKIGQRLWEAERDAALARGESRRDFHSRALALGTLGLDVLHEALSR, translated from the coding sequence ATGAGTGAACAGAGCATCGATTCCTTCGCCGACTCCTATGTCGACTCCTTCTGCGCCATCTCGCCGCTCTTCGCCTCGTCCGCGGGCCTGGCGAAGACCGGAGCGCTCGATGATTTCTCCCCAGACGGCATCCAGGAGGCGATCGATCTCGACACCTCGACGCTGGCCGAGCTGGCGTCGATGGAGCCGCAGACGGACGATGAGTGGGTGACGAAGGCGGCGATGACAGAGCGCCTCGAGTCGTGGCTCGCGATCTCGAAGGACGACATCGGCAGCCTCAACGTCATCGCCTCCCCCATCCAGGACATCCGCGATTCCTTCGATCTCATGGAGCGCGAGACCGAGGAGGACTGGGAGCTCATCCGTGAGCGGGCGGCCGCGATCCCCACGGCGCTCCGCCAGTACCGCGAGGGCCTCTCGTGGCGCCACGACAAGGGCGCGCCCTTCCCCGCACGCCAGGTGCGCGCCTGCATCGCGCAGGCGCAGCAGATCGCGACGGGCGGTGTCCTCGCCGAGCTGGAGGACCACGACATCGATACCCATCCCGCCCGCGCGGCCTTCGCCAGCCTCGCCGAATTCCTCGGGACCCTGCCGACCACCGACGTCGATGCCGTCGGCCGGGAGCGCTACGAGGGCCATCTCGCCTACTTCCTCGGCTCGAAGGTCGACATCGACGAGACGTTCGACTGGGCGGAGGAGGAGCTTGCCTCGATCATCTCCGAGCAGGAGGAGACCGCCGCGACCCTGTTCGGACCCGGAACGACGATCACCGAGGCGATCGACCGGCTCAACAGCGATCCGGAGCGCCAGATCCACGGGCGCGAGAACCTGCGGGCATGGATGCAGAAGACGGCCGATGAGGCGGTCGAGGGCGTGCTCTCCGAGTTCGACATCCCGCAGCCGCTCCGCCGGATCGACGCCCGCGTCCTCCACCCGGGCACCGGCGGCATCTACTACACCCAGCCGTCGGATGATCTGACCCGTCCGGGCCAGATGTGGTGGTCCGTCCCCGAGGGCGTCGATACGTTCAACACGTGGCTGGAGAAGACGACCGTCTACCACGAGGGCGTCCCCGGCCATCACCTCCAGATCGGCACGGCCGTCGCCTCCGAGCACCTCAACATGTGGCGCCGGGCTGCGGCGTGGGTGTCGGGCCACGGCGAGGGCTGGGCCCTCTACGCGGAGCGCCTCATGGCGGATCTCGGCTTCCTCGATGACCCGGCCGATTACTTCGGCATGCTCGACTCGCAGCGGCTGCGTGCCGCCCGCGTGCGCGTCGACATCGGCGTCCACGTCAAGGGGTGGACGGCCGAGCAGGCCTGGGATTTCCTCACCGAGAACGTCGCCATGGACCGCTCCTTCCTCGCCTTCGAACTCGACCGCTACCTGGGTTGGCCCGGGCAGGCTCCGTCCTACAAGATCGGACAGCGGCTGTGGGAGGCGGAGCGCGATGCCGCGCTCGCCAGGGGCGAGTCGCGCCGCGACTTCCACTCCCGAGCCCTGGCGCTCGGCACGCTCGGCCTGGACGTGCTGCATGAAGCTCTGTCTCGCTAG
- a CDS encoding ATP-binding protein has product MRRRALRMTLLAVALAVLLLGLPMAIFGSTMLWNQEISSMRDHASSLSSIIDRRIDRGDAVTPELVSGWGSQSGQTLRVTVFMPGGERIETGEPISDPITVVERGVTGAVVQVQTDRVHIYRSIAGFIILVSIASIFALLAGALMAARQSRKLSAPLIYLAASAEQLGSGTVRPHLRRSGIEEIDLVNEELIRTADRMAGRLAAERQFAADASHQLRTPLTALSMRLDEIEMITKDDEVLTEVRACQDQVERLTGVVAELLKTSRSDSGGTTEVVNLDRVFDQQWQEWRKVYSKAKRELSFEGEEDMTVLATPGSLSQIIATLIENSVKYGAGKTTVAARRTANRKGVVITVTDEGEGVPDEIGDDIFKQGVSTGGSTGLGLPLALNLARADGGKLELAQNSPPIFSLTLNAVPTSLDPDKVLPQGALISMGSRRRRR; this is encoded by the coding sequence ATGCGTCGCCGTGCGCTGAGGATGACTCTGCTGGCGGTCGCGCTCGCAGTGCTCCTGCTCGGCCTGCCGATGGCGATCTTTGGTTCCACCATGCTGTGGAATCAGGAGATCTCCAGCATGCGCGACCATGCGTCTTCGCTGTCGTCGATCATCGACCGCCGCATCGACCGCGGCGACGCCGTCACCCCTGAGCTGGTGAGCGGCTGGGGCAGCCAGTCGGGGCAGACGCTGCGCGTCACGGTCTTCATGCCCGGTGGGGAGCGGATCGAGACGGGGGAGCCGATCTCCGATCCCATCACCGTCGTCGAGCGCGGCGTGACGGGCGCCGTCGTCCAGGTCCAGACCGACCGTGTCCACATCTACCGCTCGATCGCCGGCTTCATCATACTCGTCTCGATCGCCTCGATCTTCGCGCTTCTTGCTGGTGCCCTCATGGCGGCTCGCCAGTCGCGCAAGCTCTCCGCGCCCCTCATCTACCTCGCGGCGTCGGCCGAGCAGCTCGGCTCGGGCACGGTCCGGCCCCACCTGCGCAGGTCCGGCATCGAGGAGATCGATCTCGTCAACGAGGAGCTCATCCGCACCGCCGATCGGATGGCGGGCAGGCTCGCCGCCGAACGTCAGTTCGCCGCCGATGCCTCGCACCAGCTCCGCACGCCCCTGACGGCGCTGTCGATGCGCCTCGATGAGATCGAGATGATCACGAAGGACGACGAGGTCCTGACCGAGGTCCGCGCCTGCCAGGACCAGGTTGAGCGCCTCACGGGCGTCGTCGCGGAGCTGCTCAAGACATCCCGCTCGGATTCGGGAGGGACGACCGAGGTCGTCAACCTCGACCGGGTCTTCGATCAGCAGTGGCAGGAGTGGCGCAAGGTCTACTCGAAGGCGAAGCGGGAGTTGAGCTTCGAGGGCGAGGAGGATATGACCGTCCTCGCGACTCCGGGGTCTCTCTCCCAGATCATCGCCACCCTCATCGAGAACTCCGTCAAGTACGGGGCGGGGAAGACGACGGTCGCCGCTCGTCGCACCGCCAACCGCAAGGGTGTTGTCATCACCGTCACCGACGAGGGGGAGGGAGTTCCTGATGAGATCGGGGACGATATCTTCAAGCAGGGTGTCTCAACCGGCGGGTCGACCGGGCTTGGATTGCCGCTCGCGCTCAACCTCGCCCGCGCCGACGGCGGCAAGCTCGAGCTGGCTCAGAACAGCCCGCCGATCTTCTCGCTCACCCTCAATGCCGTCCCCACCTCGCTCGACCCCGACAAGGTCCTCCCGCAGGGGGCCCTCATCTCAATGGGGTCGAGACGACGACGCCGATAG